AACTAACGCTAAATACAGATTTAAagtttgtaaatatcattttttttttttatctctaattTGTTTTTGCCGTATTTTACAATTCTATGGATCATATGTTACTTTGTAATcatattgtaattattttattgtttcaaCAATCATATTTTCAATGATTACTTAACGataatatctatttttattcaGAACATGATGTTTAAGTGTATTTGTTTTATAGATTAACAATTTCTTAATGTTATGCTATTCGAAGCTgcttcattttttcaattttcaaattctGTTCAAATCATTAATATCATGCACTACactaattttctttaaaatctaATAGAAACATTCATTAACCTTAATTAAgattaatataaaagaaaagccttctcataagatttttatcttcaaatCGTAACATAATATCGCATTTACAACAACAATAGGATTTAAATTATTAGGGAGAAATGTTTTGATTGTATGTCCTACttgaaacaattaaaattaattaaataatatatatattaaacaaatggatatttaattttttttattaaaaaaatataccgatatataaaatttaatgaaagcaccaagagatACCAAAACATAAAGAGAAACAAGTGCAGTTTTTGTGTCGGTAGCCATATGCCTACTGTCATTATTGAAATGGAAAATACTAGTTCCACAGAAATTTTCCACCGAAAATTTTTACcgaaatgttttttatttttaattttgttttacttaactattaagtaagtgtttttaaatgaatatatgatttttttattttttaaaaatatttaaatagtttaaaaaatagggaaagaaaaaataaaaaaaaaaaaaaaaaaagctttgcaCTGATGGGTAGAAATTTTCGGTGGAAAAATCTCTGTGTATGTAGCATAGTCCTATTGAAATTACCCTTTCATGTTCAAtccagaaaatatttaaattaagattgcgtttgaatattaaattgagttgaattgagataaaaattaaaaattaaatacaatattattataatattattttttaatattattattatttttaaatttaaaaaaattaaattattttttatattttattttaaaatttaaaaaaattatcataattaaatgaaataagttAAAGATTAATTTATAATCAAACTAGCAAGTATAAACCAGATTATCCATGTCAGAGACTGATCATATAGTCATTGGAAGGCGCCAAATATACAATAGGACAAATTTCTGAGCTCACATTATATCATTATGAAAGCAATCATCATATGATTGCAGCTATATATAGCCGCAAATGAGACCTAATTGTGGAATTAAATTTCTGAGTTCATACAGCGTACTGATCTTATCGTTCCTGGGTTTTTACGTCATAATGATCATATATGTAGTATGAATTAAAAAGGTTccgtaatttttttaaagtgatcaTTTGGATataaacaaactaaattaaTTGTGGCCCTGAACGGACATGATCAGCTGCATAGGTCTTGATTGAGGGAGAGATgcgcatgctagctagctagcgctGGTCAAGAGAGCGTTGATAACAGGCCGGCCAGTAATTCATCAGATAATTACAAGTTCCGCCTgaaagttaatttataaaagatGTCTATACGTGCGTAGAGAGTGTGTAGATGTCTTACAGGTAAGAGACTCAGGACTTTGGCGAAACGAAGACGAAGTTCAGGAAAACCgtcagagaaagaagaaaacaagttAATTGCAGCTTGAATCAAGAGATCTTTTGAATATTCTTTTTAGATTCGTATGGCTAATTAACCTACTTAATTGACTttgttataattaatataagttAATCAATTGGTGTTCAGTTAGGTGGTATAGCAATTTCAATTTGGGACAAGTTAGCAATTCCTCTTTGGGATGCATGAACGACACATAATCTGTAATTATTTAATTGGAAAACTATTAATAACCATACGAGTCGATTAATAATTAGCTTGTAAAAGGTCGCAGCAGCTAGTAATTCATGTCGGCTGTCGGCTGTTTGAGTCACGCAAACGTGTCTCAACTCTCTTTTGTAATAACAAAACCGGCCAAAGGATGGGAATGATTCCGGATTAGGGAAACGACAATAGTACGGAGGGATCATGGACAGCAATGataaagagtaatttaaatgatatttgtgtATTTGAATATTGGACATTCTTTTGATTCTAATTGCAACCAAATATTGGATCTATCTATACCTAGTCTTTCTTAtccaaataatatattaaatataatataacatgaataGAATTCCAGGTTTGAAAGCCAATTTCCTATAATTAAAATTCATGGAATATTCTCGCCAACACGTACGTGTTTTGTGTATGTGAATATATACTACCTCTCGCTGTCAAGCAGCCGCTAGATTGGCCCGAAACGTTGTTAATTAATATGTCACGCCAATGAATTGCGTAATAATAACTCACAGCTCACAGCTAGCTACCCACATAAAGATACGATCGAGGAGAcaacacatgatatatatatatatataatatgtaatattgaAGCAAGGAAGATACTTGTACTAGAGTCCCATTCCGGGCAGCTTGGGTTCTGATCTTCCGAGGTGAGGGTTGTTTGATATTCTCTTCGATCATCATTGTTCTTGTTCTTTCTGCTTCGTGGGCAGTGCGGATAGTTTACTTCATcaatatataagaaaagaagattgaagaaagaaaacagtACTAGTCTGGCACCATGGCTGTGCGAGGAGGGCTGAGGCTGTTTCTAACATCAGCAGTACTGGCCATGGCCTTCGCCGGATTCTTTGGTGGCGTAGATTCCTACAATCGGCCGCCTATGCACAAGACCCTCGTCGTTCGTAATCTCGCGGACGATCTTGACGCTGTTTCACCGCAACAGGTACGATTGATCTATTTATGTATTCACttcaattataaatatatagtagtactagTGTTTAATTCCATTTTTTGTATGAATCTGTTTCCGAAATTGTTGAAATAGATTTTAAGAAATCCCAATTATTTATGCAATCATGTGCATGTATGATCATGTATGTGGGGGGAAATGAATGGATCGTTGCACCATCGATCGCTGCTGCAGGCCAGCATGGACGTTGTTGTGACGTTTTTGTCAAAGTAAGTTTCGTGTTCTAGAAATATTATTGCTTTCTGGGATGGATGTAATACTATAGTACTTCGGATGGCAACCTAActttgttgactttgatgtacATAACTAACAACAACGTTTGTCTCTTGCGGAGTTAGGCGATCTTAGGGAAGGTATGTACGGATTAATGAGTACCCAGCCGAATTaaggctcttttttttttttttttttgacaagttatTAAGGCTCTTACTTGAACGAcactaacaaaagaaaaagaaaaccgaAAGAAAGGAGTGCTGATCGACAACATGCATTATATCTTCATGTAAACCTCTAGTTTCTCTTGCAAACGTCGCACATATTATATGTACATGGGACAGAGGTCAGAGGAGTAAAAATGTGACGCATACGAGTAAGAAGCTGCTAGCTAGCCAGCCTAGCACTCCGAGAATTCTACAGAGAACTATTGAAAGCTCAGATATGTGTGGAAGGAAGTACTACGAAAGGATAGGATGGGTCGGGCTGGGCCAGGAATAGTGAGGTCGGCCCAGAAGGAAGCAGCGAGGTAATGCGCACTGGACATGGGTCTTGAGCCAGAAGACCTGATACCGTTATTGGTCGACAACCCACATGCGTAGGGTTAAGGACAACACTTGCCTCTAAATCCCGACAGCTAGACAAGCTTGAAAAGTGGGCACGCTTGACCATGGCCACATTGCATCTCATGATCTCTCTAAGCACTCTTACTTGAGCCCCTCCAAATTCACAAGCTGAAAAATAGGTGTTTCTCACCACCTCGAGTCCTCATTTCATAGTCATATACGTAAGAGTAAGTCGACCCATAACTGAGTTGTTCGAGCTATGAAACACGATATCAACAAGATAGATACCTACAATACTCACGTTAATTAAAAGAATGTAGTACAAATGAACCAAATTGAAGGTTTATATATAGAACCCACCAAATCTGACCGATTGATGTTCACCCAAGGCTAGTTGATTATTAATGTAGCTAGATAGGTTCAAACACATGATCAAGATCGATCGAGCTAGCTGGTAAATCAGTTTGGTCCTAGTCCAGGTGTCCTGACCAGATCAAGTATAAACTAATTAAGTATGatgtcaaaagaaaaagaagaaagaaggaatcagattcgaaatttaaaaatttaatagataTGTTATATAAGTATTTTAGGAATATCCTTTATTGATAATTAtccctcaaatattttctttaccacaattattaaatttttgggAAGTATTTTCTTCTCGCGTGATTGTAAATcactgaaataaaatttaataaaagccATCATATATGCactctaaaaataaaacactaGACAAAAAGAAGCATATTCTAGAGTATCAGATGATATTTTGATCGCTTTTTCTCCGACGGGCCTATCATAATGGGCTCGTGGGTGGCCGTTGGGCTAGTTTGACGAGCTTATTCGAAACGTCCTACAGCTATCCATTTTGTAAACAACGAATTGAAACACTTTGTGGGAGATATTTTCTCACGCAAGAGGAGCGTACGAAACCTATAGCCATCCTCAGAGATGGAATATGCCAATCTGTCATAATGGCTGCGCGAGAACTGGGGCTGTTTCTCGTATCAACGGGCCTCGCCTTGAATGGGTGTTTGGGCAGTCTCAATACGTACAATCGTCCGCCGCCCCGCCCGACCATTGTGAACCATTTGGAAAATCTTAAGTCTGCTTCTCCTCAGCAGGTAGGTAGGGATTCTTATCTTCACTGCGTGGGTATTTCCTCCCTTCCTcaccttccccccccccccccccccccccccccggggcgccccctcctcctcctctggTAATCAgggaaaatatgtatttaattggttttaattgtCGTGGGCCCGTACTGTTGTTCCTGGAGCATGGAATGTATTGCTTGCTTTTGTTAATGAAACGTCGTATTATTTTGTGTTAAAGGAAAGTGGTTATGAGTAATTGGACATTGGTTTTTTAGCTTCCATTAATATGGTTAGTCATACAGGTGCATTTATCTGTAGTTGGGGAAGACAAAATGAGGATTTCATGGATTACTGAAGCCCCAACCCCAGCAACAGTACAATATGGTACCTCTCCTGGGAAGTACGAGTTTTCCGCAGATGGGACTACATCTTCGTACAGTTATTTGACGTATGATTCTGGGGAGATTCATGACACTGTAATTGGTCCATTGAAGCCCAATTCACTATATTACTACCGTTGTGGCGTAGATTCCACCCGCGAGTTCAGTTTCAAAACCCCACCAGCTCAGTTCCCAGTCAAATTCGCTGTTGTTGGTATGTATAGATCAAAAGCAGAGTATACAAGCTTTTTAAggacctatatatatacatatatcatgTCTTCCCTGTTTCGtataatattaatgttaatGTTCAAGCAAAACTGCATAATATCCATGCAGGTGATCTTGGACAGACTGGGTGGACCCAATCAACTCTCCGACACATAGCAGAATCGAACTACGACATGCTGCTACTTCCAGGAGACTTATCGTATGCAGATCTCAATCAGCCTTTATGGGATTCATTTGGAAGGCTTGTCGAGCCACTGGCTAGCCAGAGGCCTTGGATGGTGACGCAAGGCAACCATGAGATTGAGAAGATCCCACTCATACACAGCGAACCCTTCACAGCCTACAATGCAAGATGGCGCATGCCATTCGAACAGAGTGGCTCGGGCTCAAATCTCTTCTATTCTTTCGATGTCGCCGGAGTGCATGTCATCATGTTGGGCTCGTACACAGATTTTGATCCTAACTCAGCACAGTTCAAGTGGTTAGTGGCAGACTTGCGGAAGATTGATAGGAACAAAACTCCGTGGACAGTAGTGCTTATTCATGCGCCCTGGTACAATTCTAATACAGCTCATCAGGGTGAGAAAGAGTCGATTGACATGAAGGCATCCATGGAAGGGTTACTTTACCGAGCTCGCGTGGATGTTGTTTTTGCCGGACATGTACATGCCTATGAGCGCTTTGTAAGCTTCTTTTTCCCTGCTTACCCTGCTTATTTATTAAGCTTATAAACTCCCTCTATTAAAATGTTATTGAGTAGTTgaattcttcattttttttttccctactaATTTATCATAATATGAGAGTGAATGATTTTTAGTTGCAATTAAGCTGTTTCCATATGTTGGACCCCAACGATCAGAGGAAGTTTCTATTCGATTTTGCTCGTGGATTTACTCTGCTCTGTATGTGGATCTAAATTTTTAATGCTTGATTTACTGGTCAAATGTTTCCATTTGGCATTGGTGTTCGTCTCTATCAGACTCGCGTTTACAATGGGAAAACTGATAATTGTGGTCCGGTGCATATCACCATTGGAGATGGTGGGAACCGCGAAGGACTTGCCAGCAAGTAAGATCTTCTTCTATATATGCATGCCATTTTTAACCTTATCATATACGATTTGGATGTTGTAGAATGGCTATGACACTTGAGGTATTCCTTGGGGGTGAATTACGGCCTTGACCTTATAAGCTATATAAGCTGAATTGAATTATTTCCAGCAGACGTTAGGAGAAATTCtccatttgtttttcttgaGACGAGCAGTCTCTTAAATCAAAGCTTCATTTTCTTGAGGTGAATGGCATATATTAATACGGAAGTAAGCAGTATTTGTTTGACCTTAACTGACTTGATGCGTGCATTCTGGTGCCAGGTATATAAATCCAAAGCCCAACATATCCATTTTCAGGGAGGCGAGCTTTGGGCACGGGCAATTGGCGGTGGTGAATGCAACCCATGCGCTCTGGACATGGCACAGAAATGATGACGACGCAGCAGTTTCCAGTGATTCAGTATGGTTGAGAAGCCTATCATCTGACACTGCTTGTAAAGTGAAAACCTGAATTGTTTGAATACACGAGAGAATTAATCATAGTACGTGTTTAATAGCTATGTTCCTCCGAAATAGATTAATCATACTACATGGTTACATATCGACACCTGCGAGTtacaaattcaaaagaaaagcaGCCAAACTCAAGTATCCGACCCAACTAAAGAAAACTAAAAGTTCTATATAGTACATCAAAAAACAATAAGAAATACCAAACCTGTAACCAAATCTGTTTGACTAACGTTCCAGAAAGGAGACGTCCGGGACAGATAAAGATAAATCAAAATGGAGTtctgaaatttatataattctAAATGGACCGGTCCAATTTGAGATATGCACTACACCATTCCAAGTGGCCAGAAAAATGTTGGTCAATAAATTATTCTTAACCTACGCAAATTATACTTCcgtgaaataaaagttaaatattgaACTCCCCAAATTAATTATGAATGATATTTACcgaagaaaaaataagatataataaaaaaaattgagatggAGACAAGTAGGAAAACGAGAGATCAGATCACTTTAAAAGTCGgctacatctttattattaagttggttgaatacaaaatataaatctctatttatatattttttttaaaatacttaaaagataaGATAAATACTCATCTTAgttattataaaaatcaaatgataattatgaaaattaaattataataataataatcaaatcatgaatttgatttgatattaatttcaGATTCAGAGTACTGAATAATTTGTACATGGAATGCACATTTTTTTTCTGGGTTGGCGTTACCAAGTTTCAGAAAAGGAATAAACCTATGCATGGCAGCAATATTCTCTCGGACActgttttctatatattaatttgtgtgCGCGCGctttaaaaaatttgtcaaaTATAGCCGTGAAAATCGTCCAAAACGATGTCATGCcacgcctatatatatgtttcgaGTACGTAATACGTAGCGCACAGATGTCCACACGAGGAGTCATTTAAATCTTAATACATGCAATATATAAGAAGGAAAGTCGTTCTTCAGTTCCATTCCGCTTATTAAAATCTGCTGCGTCGTCCGtcgtcgtcttcttcctcctcttctttttcttcctgtgGTACTTGTAAGCGTCATGGGTGTGCGAGATTTGCGCTTGTTTCTATTATTTGCGCTACCCTTGGCCTTCGCCGGCTTATTCTTTGGCGGCGTTTATTCGTACAACCGCCCGCCTGTGTGCAAGATTCTCTCTGATCATGTTCCTCACTCGTATGGAGATGATCATAATCCTGTTTCCCCTCAACAGGTATATATGAACTTCATATGATCTATTTAACTATGTTAGGCGCAGTCCAGGTTGCGCCTGTAAATTTTTGTTTGGGACCCAAACCACCTGATCGACTTGTTTCTTGTCTATACCCAGTACTATATGCATGATAATTGGACTGAATCTAACACTAATAaaacatggttaaaaatataaagcataTATAGTATTTAGAATGAGAGAATTAGTTtgagttgtgttttattttttttctaaattgtaAACTGGTTGTTTCATACGAgttaattaagtttttttagCAGCAAATTaacttgattttgattttttttttttttcagaattaGTACTAGCTAGGAAgttgtatgcatgcatgcctaagttcaaaagatgaaatttcaaggtcattttatataataaatattcctACATAAATAAACGACATCATGGTATATACAGATCAGGACAAAATATTAAGGTCAAAGATTATATGTAATTGAAGACTGCAAAGACATATTTACTGATCAATTTACCATTCActaattcaaagaaaataaaaaccacTGACTTATTCTTCATCAGCACTGCTCTTTAAACCGAGGGGGAATTAATAGCTAgttaggcttttttttttttgataatcagaATAACCTTTCATTCAAATCAAATATCCTTACAAATAGCAAGTTTATCAAGCCATAAAGTTTGACTAACAAAAGGAGGACAATAATCTCACCAcatacaaatatcatcaatcaaccAAGCATGTCTTGCCAAAAGATGAGCCACCGAATTGTCTAAATGGTTGACATGTACAACTTTAACTTCTTGGAAGCCCTCCATAAGCCATCATATGTCTTGAAGAATAAATGCAAAATCTGTTAAACATTTAGAATTTTCATTCAAAGCattaaccaaaaccaaacaatcgatttcaagcataatttttggGACACCTCATTGAGCACACAGCTGTAACCCTCTAAGAAGTGCAATTGCCTCAATGAACTCAGCAGAAGAGACCTCTTTCTCTACCTTAGAACAAGCCACGACAACCTCACCATACTAATCCCGCAACACCACTCCAATCCCGACAACAGAATGTTCAGGGAAAGTGGCCCCATCAATATTCAGTTTCAGAAAATCATTAGGAGGAGGATGTCATCGTACCGCCTTAGTAATCTTCTGATTTGAAACATCAAACAGCTGCACATGTGCATATTCTTGTTGTAAAGAAAGAGCATTATTAACAGTCACATAAATATgcatagaaatattctcataaatccttttattccttctataccaaagGCCCCATGTTATAGCTACAAATCTGGCCAATAGAGAATCGGACCGTCTTACACGAGCCAAATTTGCCAGATCCCAAAAGGACAAATCAGATTGCATGTTATCCATTTGAGAACAAAAAACCCCCCACACACTCCTTACTTCCGAACAAAAATACAAAGCATGAGCAGCATCTTCCATACCTTGATTACATTGCACACAGGTTGCATCATCCAATACATGTTTCTTCTTCAGATTCAGGTAGGTTGGAAGCTTCTCCTGACACGCCCTCCATGCAAAAACCTTAAtctttttatgaagtttcagatGCCATAATGACTTCCAAAACACAGCCTCAGATCTGCCATTAGAAGACTGCCCATTTAAAAGATGTTGATTCTATTGAAGATATCGATAAGCACTCTTAACAGAAAAAATTCCATTCTTTTCATAACTCCAATACAAAGAGTCTTCAGAAAATACAGAAACTTGTAGTTTTAAAATCTGTTGAActaaatttggattgaatagagctctcACCATATGAACATTCCACCAACCTGTGCTTCCATCTATCAAAGAATGAACTTTTAAGTTTTCATCAACCTCCACCAAAGCCGAGACACTTGAACACTCCGGTAACCATGGATCCTTAAATAT
This sequence is a window from Carya illinoinensis cultivar Pawnee chromosome 9, C.illinoinensisPawnee_v1, whole genome shotgun sequence. Protein-coding genes within it:
- the LOC122277067 gene encoding probable purple acid phosphatase 20 isoform X1, with amino-acid sequence MAVRGGLRLFLTSAVLAMAFAGFFGGVDSYNRPPMHKTLVVRNLADDLDAVSPQQVHLSVVGEDKMRISWITEAPTPATVQYGTSPGKYEFSADGTTSSYSYLTYDSGEIHDTVIGPLKPNSLYYYRCGVDSTREFSFKTPPAQFPVKFAVVGDLGQTGWTQSTLRHIAESNYDMLLLPGDLSYADLNQPLWDSFGRLVEPLASQRPWMVTQGNHEIEKIPLIHSEPFTAYNARWRMPFEQSGSGSNLFYSFDVAGVHVIMLGSYTDFDPNSAQFKWLVADLRKIDRNKTPWTVVLIHAPWYNSNTAHQGEKESIDMKASMEGLLYRARVDVVFAGHVHAYERFTRVYNGKTDNCGPVHITIGDGGNREGLASKYINPKPNISIFREASFGHGQLAVVNATHALWTWHRNDDDAAVSSDSVWLRSLSSDTACKVKT
- the LOC122277067 gene encoding probable purple acid phosphatase 20 isoform X2, which encodes MAARELGLFLVSTGLALNGCLGSLNTYNRPPPRPTIVNHLENLKSASPQQVHLSVVGEDKMRISWITEAPTPATVQYGTSPGKYEFSADGTTSSYSYLTYDSGEIHDTVIGPLKPNSLYYYRCGVDSTREFSFKTPPAQFPVKFAVVGDLGQTGWTQSTLRHIAESNYDMLLLPGDLSYADLNQPLWDSFGRLVEPLASQRPWMVTQGNHEIEKIPLIHSEPFTAYNARWRMPFEQSGSGSNLFYSFDVAGVHVIMLGSYTDFDPNSAQFKWLVADLRKIDRNKTPWTVVLIHAPWYNSNTAHQGEKESIDMKASMEGLLYRARVDVVFAGHVHAYERFTRVYNGKTDNCGPVHITIGDGGNREGLASKYINPKPNISIFREASFGHGQLAVVNATHALWTWHRNDDDAAVSSDSVWLRSLSSDTACKVKT
- the LOC122277067 gene encoding probable purple acid phosphatase 20 isoform X3, with product MRISWITEAPTPATVQYGTSPGKYEFSADGTTSSYSYLTYDSGEIHDTVIGPLKPNSLYYYRCGVDSTREFSFKTPPAQFPVKFAVVGDLGQTGWTQSTLRHIAESNYDMLLLPGDLSYADLNQPLWDSFGRLVEPLASQRPWMVTQGNHEIEKIPLIHSEPFTAYNARWRMPFEQSGSGSNLFYSFDVAGVHVIMLGSYTDFDPNSAQFKWLVADLRKIDRNKTPWTVVLIHAPWYNSNTAHQGEKESIDMKASMEGLLYRARVDVVFAGHVHAYERFTRVYNGKTDNCGPVHITIGDGGNREGLASKYINPKPNISIFREASFGHGQLAVVNATHALWTWHRNDDDAAVSSDSVWLRSLSSDTACKVKT